The following are encoded together in the Pedobacter steynii genome:
- a CDS encoding heme ABC transporter ATP-binding protein, which produces MLIADNISYETGKRMLVRDISFSIRPGEMLVVLGANGAGKSTLLRMLSGERKPSKGSLTLHHKEVSHYSPPQLALKRAVLNQQNVVNMAFMAAEIVMMGRYPHYQNAPSPKDRQICEEVMKLTGTTHLSERSYLSLSGGEQQRIQLSRILVQIWDVPDALLLMDEPVSGLDLQYQQQTLAIAQALSKKGFMVISILHDINLAAQYADRILMLKNGRKWYDGTASEVLNTKNIYEVFEIDSEVFTNPRTLKPFFIPKNTIVNLTPFS; this is translated from the coding sequence ATGTTAATAGCAGATAATATAAGTTATGAAACAGGAAAGCGCATGCTGGTCAGGGATATTTCCTTTAGCATTCGCCCGGGTGAAATGCTCGTCGTTCTGGGGGCCAACGGAGCAGGAAAATCGACCTTACTCAGGATGTTAAGCGGGGAACGGAAGCCCTCTAAAGGAAGCCTTACCCTCCACCACAAGGAAGTCAGCCATTATTCCCCTCCTCAGCTCGCGTTGAAAAGGGCCGTACTCAACCAACAAAACGTGGTAAACATGGCCTTTATGGCAGCGGAAATTGTCATGATGGGCCGCTATCCTCATTATCAAAATGCCCCTTCCCCAAAAGACAGGCAGATCTGCGAGGAGGTCATGAAGCTGACCGGTACGACACACCTTTCAGAACGCTCCTACCTGAGTTTATCCGGAGGAGAACAGCAAAGGATCCAGTTGTCCAGGATCCTGGTGCAGATCTGGGATGTCCCGGATGCCCTGCTCCTGATGGATGAGCCCGTTTCCGGACTTGACCTGCAATACCAGCAGCAAACATTAGCCATTGCACAGGCGTTATCTAAAAAGGGCTTTATGGTGATCAGCATTTTACATGATATCAATCTGGCCGCCCAGTATGCAGATCGCATTCTGATGCTTAAAAATGGCAGAAAATGGTATGATGGGACCGCATCCGAAGTATTGAACACTAAAAATATTTATGAAGTATTTGAAATTGACTCGGAGGTTTTTACCAACCCCAGAACCCTCAAACCCTTCTTTATTCCAAAAAATACAATTGTTAATTTAACTCCATTCTCTTAA
- a CDS encoding FecCD family ABC transporter permease yields MQKTTLYILLVSALFVAAAFSLGLGAVKIPVTDVLLILAKKSGFFSGSTVSVQYEGVLNIVRIPRVVLGMLIGAALGISGAAIQGIFRNPLAEPGLIGISAGASLMAVIVIVLEMALFAGLSNLLGYYLLAFGAFAGAGIAAMLVYQISKTDGKSNVATMLLAGIAINALAGALTGLITYMADDQQLRNITFWMLGSLGGATWETVLTVAPFVLIPAFVLPYMGKALNAFALGETQANQLGLRISRIKRNVVILSTMAVGASVAVSGIIGFVGLLVPHTIRLLIGVDNKYVLPASALMGALMLTLADMLCRTIIAPIELPIGVITALLGTPLFLYILIKDKKKLTL; encoded by the coding sequence ATGCAGAAAACAACCCTTTATATTTTACTGGTATCAGCGCTATTTGTAGCAGCTGCATTTTCTCTTGGATTGGGGGCAGTTAAAATTCCGGTAACTGATGTGCTGCTCATCCTTGCAAAAAAATCAGGTTTCTTCTCCGGCTCAACCGTTTCTGTTCAATATGAAGGGGTCTTGAATATTGTCCGGATCCCGAGGGTGGTCCTGGGTATGCTCATCGGTGCAGCTCTGGGTATTTCCGGTGCAGCAATACAGGGGATTTTCCGGAACCCACTGGCAGAACCCGGATTAATCGGCATCTCTGCCGGAGCTTCCTTAATGGCAGTCATAGTTATTGTATTAGAGATGGCACTTTTTGCCGGCCTGAGCAATCTCCTGGGCTATTACCTGCTCGCTTTCGGAGCTTTTGCAGGTGCAGGAATTGCGGCAATGCTGGTGTATCAGATTTCAAAAACAGATGGAAAATCCAATGTGGCCACCATGTTACTGGCCGGTATCGCAATCAATGCCCTGGCCGGGGCATTAACAGGTTTAATCACTTATATGGCCGATGACCAGCAGTTGAGAAATATTACTTTCTGGATGCTCGGCAGCCTGGGTGGTGCCACCTGGGAAACTGTCCTTACCGTCGCCCCCTTTGTGCTAATTCCAGCGTTTGTTCTTCCTTATATGGGCAAGGCACTCAATGCTTTTGCACTTGGAGAAACACAGGCCAATCAGCTCGGACTCCGTATCAGCCGCATCAAAAGAAATGTCGTGATCCTTTCCACAATGGCAGTTGGTGCTTCTGTAGCCGTATCCGGCATCATTGGATTTGTAGGTTTGCTTGTTCCGCATACCATCCGCTTGCTGATCGGCGTAGACAATAAATATGTACTGCCCGCTTCCGCCTTAATGGGCGCTTTAATGCTCACACTGGCAGACATGCTTTGCAGAACGATCATTGCTCCTATTGAACTTCCAATCGGGGTCATTACCGCTTTGCTGGGCACCCCCCTCTTCTTATATATTTTAATTAAGGACAAGAAAAAACTGACTTTATAA